A genomic window from Vigna radiata var. radiata cultivar VC1973A chromosome 2, Vradiata_ver6, whole genome shotgun sequence includes:
- the LOC106779818 gene encoding peroxidase 20-like — translation MESMPLTLFLMAILLNATTLSGVKLLVHDYYEEKCPIAEDIVRHNVEVALLNNPRRKDSLESSFSGANLFIPAPNSSLEVVIDNFKQQGLDIEDLVTLSGNHTIGRARCLNFRQRIYEAEDEYHHVNDRYKRYTTFRRILRFICPVEVEGRDNKFAPLDLQTPKRFDNQYFINILL, via the exons ATGGAGAGTATGCCGCTCACACTCTTCTTGATGGCTATTTTGTTAAATGCTACAACTCTAAGTGGAGTGAAACTTCTTGTTCATGACTACTACGAGGAGAAGTGTCCCATAGCCGAAGACATCGTGAGACATAACGTGGAGGTGGCACTTTTGAACAATCCTC GGAGGAAGGATTCTCTGGAGTCAAGTTTCAGTGGAGCTAACCTTTTCATTCCTGCTCCAAATTCCTCTCTAGAGGTTGTCATAGATAACTTTAAGCAACAAGGCCTTGACATAGAAGACTTGGTAACTTTATCag gtAACCATACTATAGGAAGAGCAAGATGTCTAAACTTCAGGCAGAGGATATATGAAGCAGAAGATGAATATCACCATGTCAATGATCGCTACAAGCGGTACACAACCTTCAGGAGAATTCTGCGGTTCATTTGCCCTGTTGAGGTTGAGGGAAGGGACAACAAATTTGCACCCCTTGATTTGCAGACCCCAAAAAGGTTTGACAACCAGTATTTTATAAACATTCTTCTTTAA